The Pseudomonas wenzhouensis genome has a segment encoding these proteins:
- the leuC gene encoding 3-isopropylmalate dehydratase large subunit, with product MTGKTLYDKLWEMHEVKRRDDGSSLIYIDRHILHEVTSPQAFEGLRLAGRKPWRIDANIATPDHNVPTTKAERQGGLEAIADEVSRIQVQTLDENCDDFGILEFKMNDVRQGIVHVVGPEQGATLPGMTVVCGDSHTSTHGAFGALAHGIGTSEVEHVLATQCLVAKKMKNMQVRVEGKLPFGVTAKDIVLAVIGKIGTAGGNGHALEFAGSAIRDLSLEGRMTICNMSIEAGARVGLVAVDEKTIAYVKDRPFAPKGSDWDKAVAQWQNLVSDADAVFDTVVELRAEDIKPQVSWGTSPEMVLAVDQNVPDPAVEADPVKKDSITRALKYMGLSANQPITDIQLDRVFIGSCTNSRIEDLRAAAEVAKGRKVAATVKQALVVPGSGLVKAQAEAEGLDKIFIEAGFEWREPGCSMCLAMNPDKLGSGEHCASTSNRNFEGRQGAGGRTHLVSPAMAAAAAVTGRFIDVRELIQA from the coding sequence ATGACTGGCAAGACGCTCTACGACAAGCTTTGGGAAATGCACGAGGTGAAACGTCGTGACGACGGTTCCTCGTTGATTTACATCGATCGTCACATCCTCCATGAAGTGACCTCGCCGCAGGCTTTCGAAGGCCTGCGTCTGGCCGGGCGCAAGCCGTGGCGCATCGACGCCAACATCGCCACCCCGGATCATAACGTGCCGACCACCAAGGCCGAGCGTCAGGGTGGCCTCGAAGCCATCGCCGACGAAGTCTCGCGCATCCAGGTGCAGACCCTGGACGAGAACTGCGATGACTTCGGCATCCTCGAGTTCAAGATGAACGACGTGCGCCAGGGCATCGTCCATGTGGTCGGGCCGGAGCAGGGCGCCACGCTGCCGGGCATGACCGTGGTCTGCGGCGACTCGCACACTTCCACCCATGGCGCCTTCGGCGCGCTGGCCCATGGCATCGGTACCTCCGAGGTGGAGCACGTGCTCGCCACTCAATGCCTGGTCGCCAAGAAGATGAAGAACATGCAGGTGCGCGTCGAAGGCAAACTGCCGTTCGGCGTCACCGCCAAGGACATCGTCCTGGCCGTGATCGGCAAGATCGGCACCGCCGGTGGCAACGGCCATGCGCTGGAATTTGCCGGCAGCGCCATTCGCGATCTGTCGCTGGAAGGGCGCATGACCATCTGCAACATGTCCATCGAGGCCGGCGCCCGTGTCGGCCTGGTCGCGGTGGACGAGAAAACCATCGCCTACGTCAAGGATCGTCCGTTCGCGCCCAAGGGCAGCGACTGGGACAAGGCCGTGGCGCAGTGGCAGAACCTGGTCTCCGACGCTGACGCGGTGTTCGACACCGTGGTCGAGCTGCGTGCTGAGGACATCAAGCCGCAGGTGAGCTGGGGCACTTCGCCGGAGATGGTCCTGGCCGTCGACCAGAACGTACCGGACCCGGCCGTCGAAGCCGACCCGGTGAAGAAGGACTCGATCACCCGTGCACTCAAGTACATGGGCCTGAGCGCCAACCAGCCGATCACCGATATCCAGCTGGATCGCGTGTTCATTGGGTCGTGCACCAACTCGCGCATCGAAGACCTGCGCGCTGCCGCCGAAGTGGCCAAGGGGCGCAAGGTCGCCGCGACCGTCAAGCAGGCGCTGGTGGTGCCGGGCTCCGGTCTGGTCAAGGCGCAAGCCGAGGCCGAAGGGCTGGACAAGATTTTCATCGAGGCCGGTTTCGAATGGCGTGAGCCGGGTTGCTCCATGTGCTTGGCGATGAACCCGGACAAACTGGGCAGCGGCGAGCATTGCGCTTCCACCTCCAACCGCAACTTCGAGGGCCGCCAGGGCGCCGGTGGTCGTACCCACTTGGTCAGCCCGGCCATGGCTGCCGCGGCGGCGGTGACTGGCCGCTTCATCGACGTTCGCGAATTGATCCAGGCCTGA
- the leuB gene encoding 3-isopropylmalate dehydrogenase produces MSKQILVLPGDGIGPEIMAEAVKVLNLANDKYALGFELSFDDLGGAAIDRHGVPLADETLARAKAADAVLLGAVGGPKWDTIDPTIRPERGLLKIRSQLGLFGNLRPAILYPQLAEASSLKPEVVAGLDILIVRELTGGIYFGQPRESKVLESGERMAYDTLPYSESEIRRIAKVGFDMAMVRNKKLCSVDKANVLASSQLWRAVVEEVAKDYPDVELSHMYVDNAAMQLVRAPKQFDVMVTDNMFGDILSDEASMLTGSIGMLPSASLDANNKGMYEPCHGSAPDIAGQGIANPLATILSVSMMLRYSFGQVVAADAIEKAVSLVLDQGLRTGDIWSEGKTKVGTAAMGDAVASALRSL; encoded by the coding sequence ATGAGCAAGCAGATTCTGGTTCTCCCTGGCGATGGTATCGGCCCGGAAATCATGGCCGAGGCGGTCAAGGTGCTGAACCTGGCCAACGACAAGTACGCCCTGGGTTTCGAACTGAGCTTCGATGATCTGGGTGGCGCGGCCATCGACCGTCACGGCGTGCCGCTGGCCGACGAAACCCTGGCGCGCGCCAAGGCCGCCGATGCCGTGCTGCTCGGCGCCGTAGGCGGGCCTAAGTGGGACACCATCGATCCGACCATTCGCCCCGAGCGCGGCTTGCTGAAGATCCGTTCGCAACTGGGCCTGTTCGGCAACCTGCGCCCGGCCATCCTCTATCCGCAATTGGCCGAGGCCTCCAGCCTCAAGCCGGAAGTGGTCGCCGGCCTGGATATCCTGATCGTCCGTGAGCTGACCGGTGGCATCTATTTCGGCCAGCCGCGCGAAAGCAAGGTGCTGGAGAGCGGCGAGCGCATGGCCTACGACACGCTGCCGTACAGCGAGAGCGAGATCCGTCGCATTGCCAAGGTCGGTTTCGACATGGCCATGGTGCGCAACAAGAAGCTGTGCTCGGTGGACAAGGCCAACGTCCTGGCCTCCAGTCAACTGTGGCGCGCCGTGGTCGAGGAAGTGGCCAAGGATTACCCGGACGTCGAGCTGAGCCACATGTACGTCGACAACGCCGCCATGCAACTGGTGCGCGCGCCCAAGCAGTTCGACGTGATGGTCACCGACAACATGTTTGGTGACATTTTGTCCGACGAAGCTTCGATGCTCACCGGTTCCATCGGCATGCTGCCGTCGGCATCCCTGGATGCCAACAACAAGGGCATGTACGAGCCGTGCCACGGCTCCGCGCCGGACATCGCCGGCCAGGGCATCGCCAACCCGCTGGCCACCATTCTCTCGGTGTCCATGATGCTGCGTTACAGCTTCGGCCAGGTGGTCGCGGCCGATGCCATCGAAAAGGCAGTGAGCCTGGTGCTGGATCAGGGCCTGCGTACCGGCGACATCTGGTCCGAGGGCAAGACCAAGGTCGGTACTGCTGCGATGGGTGATGCGGTAGCCTCCGCGCTGCGTAGTCTGTAA
- the asd gene encoding aspartate-semialdehyde dehydrogenase: MKRVGLIGWRGMVGSVLMQRMLEERDFDLIEPVFFTTSNVGGQGPAIGKDIAPLKDAYSIEDLKGLDVILTCQGGDYTTEVFPKLREAGWQGYWIDAASSLRMADDSVIVLDPVNRKVIDQALDAGSKNYIGGNCTVSLMLMALGGLYEAGLVEWMSAMTYQAASGAGAQNMRELIKQMGAINGAVADELADPASAILDIDRKVAEAMRGESFPVDNFGVPLAGSLIPYIDKELPNGQSREEWKAQAETNKILGRFKNPIPVDGICVRIGAMRCHSQALTIKLNKDVPMADIEGLISQHNPWVKLVPNHREDAIRDLGPTAVTGTLSVPVGRLRKLNMGSQYLGAFTVGDQLLWGAAEPLRRMLRILLER; encoded by the coding sequence ATGAAACGTGTAGGTCTGATCGGTTGGCGTGGCATGGTCGGTTCCGTGCTCATGCAGCGCATGCTGGAAGAGCGGGACTTCGACCTGATCGAGCCGGTGTTCTTCACCACTTCCAATGTCGGTGGCCAGGGCCCTGCCATTGGCAAGGACATCGCCCCGCTGAAGGACGCCTACAGCATCGAAGACCTGAAAGGCCTGGACGTGATCCTGACCTGCCAGGGCGGCGACTACACCACTGAAGTCTTCCCCAAGCTGCGTGAAGCCGGCTGGCAGGGCTACTGGATCGATGCGGCCTCCAGCCTGCGCATGGCCGACGACTCGGTGATCGTGCTCGACCCGGTCAACCGCAAGGTCATCGACCAGGCACTGGACGCTGGCAGCAAGAACTATATCGGTGGCAACTGCACCGTCAGCCTGATGCTGATGGCGCTCGGTGGTCTGTACGAAGCCGGTTTGGTCGAGTGGATGAGTGCCATGACCTATCAGGCAGCCTCCGGTGCAGGCGCGCAGAACATGCGCGAGCTGATCAAGCAGATGGGCGCGATCAACGGTGCGGTGGCCGATGAATTGGCCGATCCGGCCAGCGCCATTCTCGACATCGACCGCAAGGTGGCCGAAGCCATGCGCGGCGAGAGCTTCCCGGTGGACAATTTCGGCGTGCCGCTGGCCGGCAGCCTGATCCCCTATATCGACAAGGAACTGCCGAACGGGCAGAGCCGTGAAGAGTGGAAGGCTCAGGCCGAAACCAACAAGATTCTCGGCCGCTTCAAGAACCCGATTCCGGTCGACGGCATCTGTGTGCGCATCGGTGCCATGCGCTGCCACAGCCAGGCGCTGACCATCAAGCTGAACAAGGATGTGCCGATGGCCGACATCGAGGGCCTGATCAGCCAGCACAACCCCTGGGTCAAATTGGTGCCGAACCACCGCGAAGACGCCATCCGCGACCTTGGCCCGACAGCCGTGACCGGCACCCTGAGCGTACCGGTCGGTCGTCTGCGCAAGCTCAACATGGGCTCGCAGTACCTGGGCGCCTTCACCGTGGGTGACCAACTGCTGTGGGGCGCTGCCGAGCCGCTGCGCCGCATGCTGCGGATTCTGCTGGAGCGCTAA
- a CDS encoding LysR family transcriptional regulator, whose amino-acid sequence MDLANLNAFIAIAETGSFSEAGERLHLTQPAVSKRIAGLEQQLGVRLFDRLGREIGLTQAGRALLPRAYQILNVLDDTRRALTNLSGEVSGRLTLATSHHIGLHRLPALLRAFTRAHPQVALDIQFLDSEVAYEEVLHGRAELAVITLAPETREPIRAVAVWDDPLDFVAAPEHPLARSQVISMADVAQHPAVFPGGNTFTHHIVQRLFEAQGLTPNIAMSTNYLETIKMMVSIGLAWSVLPRTMLDDQVARLPIPGIQLTRQLGYILHTERTLSNAARAFMDLLDSQRDDLA is encoded by the coding sequence ATGGATCTCGCCAACCTCAACGCCTTTATCGCCATTGCCGAAACCGGCAGTTTCTCCGAAGCCGGCGAGCGCCTGCACCTCACCCAACCCGCCGTGAGCAAACGCATCGCCGGCCTGGAGCAGCAACTGGGCGTGCGCCTGTTCGACCGCCTCGGCCGCGAAATCGGCCTGACCCAGGCTGGCCGCGCGCTGCTGCCACGCGCCTACCAGATCCTTAACGTGTTGGACGACACCCGCCGCGCCCTGACCAACCTGTCCGGCGAGGTCAGCGGCCGCCTGACACTCGCCACCAGCCACCATATCGGCCTGCATCGCCTGCCTGCCCTGTTGCGCGCCTTCACCCGGGCCCACCCGCAAGTGGCGCTGGATATCCAGTTTCTCGATTCGGAAGTGGCCTACGAAGAAGTCCTGCATGGCCGCGCCGAACTGGCGGTGATCACCCTCGCCCCGGAAACCCGCGAGCCGATTCGCGCCGTCGCCGTGTGGGACGACCCACTGGATTTCGTTGCCGCGCCAGAGCATCCATTGGCCCGTAGCCAGGTGATCAGCATGGCCGATGTGGCGCAGCACCCGGCGGTGTTTCCCGGCGGCAACACCTTCACCCATCACATCGTGCAGCGTCTGTTCGAGGCCCAGGGACTGACCCCCAACATCGCCATGAGTACCAACTACCTGGAAACCATCAAGATGATGGTGTCCATCGGCCTGGCCTGGAGTGTACTGCCGCGCACCATGCTCGACGATCAGGTCGCGCGCCTGCCGATACCCGGCATTCAGCTGACCCGCCAACTGGGCTACATCCTGCATACCGAGCGCACACTGTCGAATGCTGCACGGGCTTTCATGGATCTGCTCGACAGTCAGCGGGACGACCTTGCATAG
- the leuD gene encoding 3-isopropylmalate dehydratase small subunit produces MKAFTQHTGLVCPLDRANVDTDQIIPKQFLKSIKRTGFGPNLFDEWRYLDVGQPNQDNSKRPVNQDFVLNFPRYQGASVLLARENFGCGSSREHAPWALEEYGFRTIIAPSFADIFFNNSFKNGLLPIILKDEEVDALFEQAEATEGYQLTVDLEAQTVTRPDGVQYSFDVDAFRKHCLLNGLDDIGLTLQDQDAIRAFEAKHRQNSPWMFGAIK; encoded by the coding sequence ATGAAAGCCTTCACCCAACACACTGGCCTGGTTTGCCCGCTCGACCGTGCCAACGTCGACACCGACCAGATCATTCCCAAGCAGTTCCTGAAGTCGATCAAGCGCACCGGCTTCGGCCCCAACCTGTTCGACGAGTGGCGCTACCTGGATGTCGGCCAGCCGAATCAGGACAACTCCAAGCGCCCGGTCAACCAGGATTTCGTGCTCAATTTCCCGCGTTACCAGGGCGCCAGCGTGTTGCTGGCCCGTGAGAACTTCGGCTGCGGCTCCTCCCGTGAGCACGCGCCCTGGGCGCTTGAAGAATATGGCTTCCGTACCATCATCGCGCCGAGCTTCGCCGACATCTTCTTCAACAACAGCTTCAAGAACGGCCTGCTGCCGATCATCCTCAAGGATGAAGAGGTCGATGCGCTGTTCGAGCAGGCCGAGGCCACCGAGGGTTACCAACTGACCGTCGACCTCGAAGCGCAGACCGTGACCCGCCCCGATGGCGTGCAGTACAGCTTCGATGTCGATGCCTTCCGCAAGCACTGCCTGCTCAATGGTCTGGACGACATTGGCCTGACTCTGCAGGATCAGGACGCGATCAGGGCTTTCGAAGCCAAACACCGGCAGAACAGCCCCTGGATGTTCGGCGCCATCAAGTAG